The stretch of DNA CTCGCAGCGGCTCTTTTGCTTTACAGGGGTCTGGCTCGACGCCCGCTCATGCAGGTGCGCAGTAAACGCTGCCGCGGTGACACCCAGGGCTCTTCTACACGCTCACCCCGGGCAGCGGCAGGGTGCGATACCAGTCGACCGTGGCCCGCAGGCCGTCCTCGAGCGAGGTGGCGCACGAGAAGCCGAAGGCGCGCAGGCGCGAGATGTCGGCGGTGGAATGGGCGATGTCGCCCGCGCGCGAGGGGGCGTGCACGATTCGCGAGCGGCTGTCGACCAGAGCCAGCACGACGCGCGCGAGATCGACCACCGACGTCGCTCGCCCGTGCCCGACGTTGCACGGCCCGACCAGGTCCGGCGTCTCCGCCGCGAGCACGTTGGCGGCCACCGCGTCGCCCACATAGACGAAATCGCGGGTCTGCGAGCCATCGCCGTGAACGATGAGGTCATCGCCCCGCAGCGCGCGCTCGATGAAGGTGGGGATCACCGCCGAGTAGGGGGAGCGCGTGTCCTGGCGGGGGCCGAACACGTTGAAATACCGCAGGCTGACGGTCTGCAGGCCGTGCTCGCGCCGATACATCTCGAGATACAGCTCGCCGTCGAGCTTCGTGATGCCGTAGGGGCTGATGGGGCGCACCGGCATGCCCTCGCCGCAGAGGCCCCCCTCTTCGTTTCCATACACCGCGGCCGTCGACGACAGCACGACCTTGCGCGCCCCCGCCCGTCGGGCGGCCTCGAGCACGTTCAGGGTGCCGTGCACGTTCACGTCGACGCACCGCGCGGGATCTTGCATCGATTCGACCACGCTCACCATGGCCGCCAGGTGGAACACGTAGTCGACCCCTTCGGCGGCGCGCGTGACGAGGGCGCGATCGAGAATGGAGCCCTCGAACACCTCGATGCCCTCACCCTCGACATTGGCCCGATGGCCCGTGCGGAAGTCATCGAGGACGGCCACCTGGGCCCCTCGCTCCTTCCAGTGGCGCGCGATGTGGCTGCCGATGAAGCCCGCGCCTCCGGTCACCAGGACGCGCGTCATGAGAGGCTCATGCGCCCACGATGATCGGCAGGGCGCAACCGTACGGTGTTCACGGCGGAGTGTTGGCCGACACGACCTGGCCTTCCTGCGACGA from Pseudomonadota bacterium encodes:
- a CDS encoding NAD-dependent epimerase/dehydratase family protein, whose translation is MTRVLVTGGAGFIGSHIARHWKERGAQVAVLDDFRTGHRANVEGEGIEVFEGSILDRALVTRAAEGVDYVFHLAAMVSVVESMQDPARCVDVNVHGTLNVLEAARRAGARKVVLSSTAAVYGNEEGGLCGEGMPVRPISPYGITKLDGELYLEMYRREHGLQTVSLRYFNVFGPRQDTRSPYSAVIPTFIERALRGDDLIVHGDGSQTRDFVYVGDAVAANVLAAETPDLVGPCNVGHGRATSVVDLARVVLALVDSRSRIVHAPSRAGDIAHSTADISRLRAFGFSCATSLEDGLRATVDWYRTLPLPGVSV